A stretch of the Thiocystis violascens DSM 198 genome encodes the following:
- a CDS encoding amino acid permease: MRLSELLRTKMINAGHDLHGGELRRVLGPLDLTLLGIGAIIGAGIFVLTGVAAATQAGPAIVLSYLVAGIACAFSALAYAELAASVGGCGSAYGYSYAGLGEIVAWIIGWDLILEYGVATSAVAIGWSGYVNNALAAVGLALPELLTKGPLEGGLVNLPAALIVLILAALLSLGVRESARFNAIMVVVKLIAITIFILVAASHVQPANWSPFMPFGWNGVMGGAALIFFAYVGFDAVSTAAEEARNPQRDLPIGILVSLGVCTLIYIVVSGLLTAIIAYPSLNVGSPVADVMLRLGYPWAAGLVAAGAIAGLTTVMLVLYYGLVVPFSI, from the coding sequence ATGCGGTTGTCCGAATTACTGCGAACCAAGATGATCAACGCGGGTCACGACTTGCACGGTGGGGAACTGCGGCGGGTGCTCGGTCCCCTGGATCTCACGCTGCTCGGGATCGGCGCCATCATCGGGGCCGGCATCTTCGTGCTGACGGGCGTCGCGGCGGCAACCCAGGCGGGTCCAGCCATCGTCCTGTCCTACCTGGTCGCTGGTATCGCCTGCGCCTTCAGTGCCCTGGCCTATGCCGAACTGGCCGCCTCCGTCGGCGGTTGCGGGAGTGCCTACGGTTATAGCTACGCGGGACTCGGCGAGATCGTCGCCTGGATCATCGGCTGGGATCTGATCCTCGAATATGGCGTGGCGACCTCGGCGGTCGCCATCGGCTGGTCCGGCTATGTCAACAACGCTCTGGCGGCGGTTGGACTGGCCCTCCCGGAGCTTTTGACGAAGGGGCCGCTGGAGGGCGGGCTGGTGAATCTGCCGGCCGCGCTCATCGTGTTGATCCTGGCGGCGCTCCTGAGCCTGGGGGTGCGCGAGAGCGCGCGCTTCAATGCGATCATGGTGGTGGTCAAGCTGATCGCCATCACGATTTTTATCCTGGTGGCTGCGTCCCATGTCCAACCCGCCAACTGGAGTCCCTTCATGCCCTTTGGCTGGAACGGGGTCATGGGCGGCGCGGCCCTGATCTTCTTCGCCTATGTTGGTTTCGATGCCGTCTCGACCGCCGCCGAGGAAGCGCGCAATCCCCAGCGTGACCTGCCCATCGGGATTCTGGTTTCGCTTGGAGTCTGTACCCTGATCTATATCGTGGTCTCGGGGCTGCTCACGGCGATCATAGCCTATCCCAGCCTCAACGTCGGCTCCCCGGTCGCCGATGTGATGCTGCGGCTCGGCTATCCCTGGGCCGCCGGACTGGTCGCGGCCGGGGCCATCGCCGGTCTGACCACCGTCATGCTGGTGCTCTATTACGGCCTGGTAGTGCCCTTCTCTATATGA
- a CDS encoding TrkH family potassium uptake protein gives MRALLSVLNVLGHLLMVFSVTYLLPIVCAILYRDGTLLTFVISLAACVAVGGALTLATRRYRRELKARDGFILVTLSWTLISAIATVPLMLHEQLSFTDAFFETMSGLTTTGATVMVGLDTVAPSINLWRHAINWLGGMGIIVLAVAILPMLGVGGMQLFRAEVPGPIKDAKLTARIADTAAVLWVIYLVLTLACILGLWLVGMSWFDAICHAFAALSLGGFSTRDASVGAFDSPAIEAVLIGFMVLAALNFATHFTVWRERSPRAYWRDAEARGVVIVLLASSLGCAFYLWWGEVYQDFLTALRHVSFNLVSIATDCGFVSTDYALWPTFVPFWMLFLSAITASSGSTGGGIKMIRTLILVRQSSRELTRLLHPALAAPVTVGGMAVPNRVVVAILGFIFLYFMSIVAMTFLLIFGGLDFISAFTAVIACINNAGPGLGVVGPATNYGGLTDFETWVLSVTMLLGRLEVFSLLILFTPQFWRK, from the coding sequence ATGCGCGCGCTGCTCTCGGTCCTAAATGTCCTCGGGCACCTGTTGATGGTGTTCAGCGTGACCTATCTGCTGCCGATCGTCTGCGCCATCCTCTATCGCGATGGCACCCTGCTCACCTTCGTCATCAGTCTGGCCGCTTGCGTGGCGGTGGGCGGCGCGCTCACGCTGGCGACCCGGCGTTACCGGAGGGAGCTGAAGGCGCGCGATGGCTTCATCCTGGTCACCCTGTCCTGGACCCTGATCTCGGCCATCGCCACCGTGCCGCTGATGCTGCACGAGCAACTCTCCTTCACCGACGCCTTCTTCGAGACGATGTCCGGCCTGACCACCACGGGCGCGACCGTCATGGTCGGGCTCGATACCGTCGCCCCCTCCATCAACCTCTGGCGGCATGCGATCAATTGGCTGGGCGGCATGGGCATCATCGTGCTGGCGGTCGCCATCCTGCCGATGCTCGGCGTCGGTGGCATGCAGTTGTTTCGTGCCGAGGTGCCCGGCCCCATCAAGGACGCCAAGCTCACCGCCCGCATCGCCGACACCGCGGCCGTGCTGTGGGTCATTTACCTGGTGCTCACCCTGGCCTGTATCCTCGGCTTGTGGCTGGTCGGCATGAGTTGGTTCGATGCCATCTGTCACGCCTTCGCAGCCCTCAGTCTGGGCGGCTTCTCGACCCGCGACGCCAGCGTCGGCGCCTTCGATTCGCCCGCCATCGAGGCGGTGCTGATCGGCTTCATGGTCCTGGCCGCGCTGAATTTCGCCACCCACTTCACCGTCTGGCGCGAGCGCAGTCCACGGGCTTACTGGCGCGACGCCGAGGCACGCGGGGTGGTGATCGTGCTCCTGGCGAGCAGTCTGGGCTGCGCCTTCTATCTCTGGTGGGGCGAGGTCTATCAGGATTTCCTGACGGCGCTGCGTCATGTCAGCTTCAATCTGGTCTCGATCGCGACCGACTGCGGCTTCGTCAGCACGGACTATGCCCTGTGGCCGACCTTCGTCCCCTTCTGGATGCTCTTTCTCTCCGCGATCACCGCCAGCTCCGGCTCGACCGGTGGCGGCATCAAGATGATCCGCACCCTGATCCTGGTCCGCCAAAGCTCTCGCGAACTGACCCGGCTGCTGCATCCAGCGCTCGCGGCTCCGGTCACGGTGGGCGGGATGGCCGTTCCCAACCGCGTGGTCGTGGCCATCCTGGGGTTCATCTTTCTCTATTTCATGAGCATCGTGGCCATGACCTTCCTGCTCATCTTCGGCGGGCTGGATTTTATCTCGGCCTTCACTGCGGTCATTGCCTGCATCAACAACGCCGGGCCGGGCCTGGGCGTGGTCGGACCGGCGACGAATTACGGCGGACTCACCGATTTCGAAACCTGGGTCTTGAGCGTGACCATGCTGCTCGGGCGACTGGAAGTGTTCTCGCTGCTGATCCTCTTTACGCCACAGTTCTGGCGGAAATAG
- the trkA gene encoding Trk system potassium transporter TrkA, whose protein sequence is MKIIILGAGQVGASVAESLVSEANEITVIDTDIRRLRQLQELLDLRTVVGNAALPSVLRQAGAEDTDLLIAVTQSDQTNLCACRTADTLFKIPTKIARLRSADYSEHPELLDSKNFAVDFSICPEQIVTDYLLKLIEFPEALQVLKFADGLVSLVATRAVAGGPLVGHPVSDLRRHMPKIDARIAAIYRRDQPLAPEGDTLIETGDEVFYLAATQNIRQVMSELRRCDQPTRRIMIAGGGNIGSRLAGVAQERYQVKVIEADEARARELGATLTNTLVLHGDTTDETLLAAENIDDMDVFLALTNDDENNILASLLAKSLGARRVLALINRRAYANLLQADRIDIAISPAQISIGSLLAHVRRGDVAAVHSLRRGAAEALEFVVHGDPTTSKVIGRRIDELDLPQGASIGAIVRGISRDSPGASLRLGQVLIAHGDTLIEPEDHVILFLASKDLVPKVERYFQVGLTFF, encoded by the coding sequence GTGAAGATCATCATCCTGGGCGCCGGCCAGGTCGGGGCGTCCGTGGCCGAAAGCCTGGTGTCCGAAGCCAACGAAATCACCGTCATCGACACCGACATCCGGCGTCTGCGCCAATTGCAGGAACTCCTGGATCTGCGAACCGTGGTCGGGAACGCGGCGCTGCCCTCCGTGCTGCGCCAGGCCGGGGCCGAGGATACCGACCTGCTGATCGCCGTGACGCAGAGCGATCAGACCAATCTCTGCGCCTGCCGCACCGCCGACACCCTCTTCAAGATCCCGACCAAGATCGCGCGGCTGCGCTCGGCCGACTACAGCGAACACCCCGAACTGCTGGATAGCAAGAATTTCGCGGTGGACTTCAGCATCTGCCCGGAGCAGATCGTCACCGACTATCTGCTGAAACTCATCGAGTTTCCCGAGGCGCTGCAGGTGCTGAAATTCGCCGACGGCCTGGTCAGTCTGGTCGCGACGCGCGCCGTGGCGGGCGGTCCGCTGGTCGGACACCCGGTCTCCGACCTGCGCAGGCACATGCCAAAGATCGACGCCCGCATCGCCGCCATCTATCGTCGGGATCAACCGCTCGCGCCCGAGGGCGACACCCTGATCGAGACGGGCGACGAGGTCTTTTATCTCGCGGCCACCCAGAACATCCGTCAGGTCATGAGCGAGTTGCGCCGCTGCGACCAGCCGACGCGACGGATCATGATCGCGGGCGGCGGCAACATCGGCTCCCGTCTGGCGGGCGTCGCGCAGGAGCGCTATCAGGTCAAGGTGATCGAGGCCGATGAGGCGCGCGCCCGGGAACTCGGCGCCACCCTGACGAATACGCTGGTTTTGCACGGGGATACCACCGACGAGACCCTGCTCGCCGCCGAGAACATCGACGACATGGACGTTTTCCTGGCCCTGACCAACGACGACGAGAACAACATCCTGGCGTCCCTGCTGGCCAAGAGTCTCGGCGCGCGCCGCGTACTGGCCCTGATCAATCGGCGCGCCTACGCGAATCTGCTCCAGGCCGATCGCATCGACATCGCCATCTCGCCGGCCCAGATCTCCATCGGCTCGCTGCTCGCGCATGTGCGCCGCGGCGACGTGGCGGCGGTGCACAGTCTGCGCCGCGGGGCGGCGGAGGCGCTGGAATTCGTGGTCCATGGCGACCCCACCACCTCCAAGGTCATCGGTCGGCGGATCGATGAGCTGGACCTTCCCCAGGGCGCCAGCATCGGCGCCATCGTGCGCGGGATCAGCCGCGATAGCCCAGGTGCCAGCCTGCGCCTCGGTCAGGTGCTGATCGCCCATGGCGATACCCTCATCGAGCCCGAGGATCATGTCATCCTCTTTCTGGCGAGCAAGGATCTGGTGCCCAAGGTCGAACGCTATTTCCAGGTCGGCCTGACCTTTTTCTGA
- a CDS encoding FAD:protein FMN transferase: MKSLRRCESWILPAITVFALLLTGCGERTAPLIEIEGPTMGTYYSVKVARPPAGMNAETLKRQVESALNEVIAELSTYDPTSELSRLNRNPSTDWIPLSPNLHAVIAEGQRIAALTDGAFDITIGPLVNLWGFGPEARPEALPTEAEIQAAQARVGWRKLELRVAPPAVRKARGDLYIDLSALGEGVGADRVSAGLEASGVDHYMIAVAGTIRAKGRNAKNQPWAIAIEEPLPDQRTVHRIVPVSDRAISTSGDYRNFFVKDGKRYSHEIDPSTGAPIERNLGSATVIGDRAMVVDGLATAFMVLGETRGPALAASQGLAAYFIVRDGDVPRGFGSPAFEDDLARSHQP; this comes from the coding sequence ATGAAAAGTCTCCGCCGATGCGAATCCTGGATTCTGCCTGCAATCACCGTATTCGCCCTTCTGCTCACCGGCTGCGGCGAGCGCACGGCGCCTTTGATCGAGATCGAAGGCCCCACGATGGGCACCTATTACTCGGTCAAGGTCGCCCGCCCACCCGCTGGCATGAACGCCGAGACGCTGAAGCGCCAGGTCGAATCGGCGCTCAATGAGGTGATCGCCGAACTCTCGACCTATGATCCGACCTCCGAGTTATCCCGCCTCAACCGCAATCCCAGCACCGATTGGATTCCTCTCTCGCCCAACCTCCACGCGGTGATCGCCGAAGGCCAGCGCATCGCCGCCCTGACCGATGGCGCGTTCGACATCACGATCGGGCCGCTGGTCAATCTCTGGGGCTTCGGTCCCGAGGCACGCCCGGAGGCGCTGCCGACCGAGGCGGAGATCCAGGCCGCCCAAGCGCGCGTCGGCTGGCGCAAGCTGGAACTGCGCGTAGCGCCGCCAGCCGTTCGCAAGGCACGGGGCGATCTCTACATCGATCTCTCGGCGCTCGGCGAAGGGGTCGGCGCCGACCGGGTATCGGCCGGGCTGGAGGCGTCTGGCGTAGACCATTATATGATCGCGGTGGCTGGCACCATTCGCGCCAAGGGACGCAATGCCAAGAACCAGCCCTGGGCCATTGCGATCGAGGAACCGCTACCAGACCAACGCACCGTCCATCGCATCGTCCCCGTCTCCGACCGCGCCATCTCGACCTCGGGCGACTATCGCAACTTCTTCGTGAAGGACGGCAAACGCTATTCTCACGAGATCGATCCCAGTACCGGTGCGCCGATCGAACGCAACCTGGGTTCGGCCACGGTGATCGGTGACCGTGCGATGGTCGTCGACGGGCTGGCGACCGCGTTCATGGTCCTCGGAGAGACGCGGGGACCGGCGCTCGCGGCATCCCAAGGGCTGGCGGCCTACTTCATCGTTCGCGATGGGGACGTGCCGCGCGGCTTCGGCAGCCCGGCCTTCGAGGACGATCTGGCACGGAGCCATCAACCGTGA
- the tatA gene encoding twin-arginine translocase TatA/TatE family subunit, with product MRFLTMGFSGIGFWELLLILVVVLLLFGSKRLPGIASDLGSAIRDFRRSVSSGGPAGADEAPSGRDQPQDFHTQSDRPT from the coding sequence ATGAGGTTCCTTACCATGGGTTTTTCCGGCATCGGTTTCTGGGAATTGCTATTGATTCTGGTCGTGGTACTGCTCCTGTTCGGGTCCAAACGGTTGCCGGGCATCGCCTCGGATCTGGGATCGGCCATCCGGGATTTCCGGCGATCCGTCTCTAGTGGCGGGCCTGCGGGAGCGGATGAGGCCCCCTCGGGGAGAGACCAACCCCAGGATTTTCATACGCAGTCTGACCGCCCGACGTGA
- a CDS encoding TSUP family transporter: MENIQFIDLNLVSVLILFVVGFVGGMVSGFIGSGGAFVLTPAMMSMGVPGVVAVASNMAHKFPKALVGAHKRNKYGQVDIKLGLVMGLFAEFGVLFGKHIMVGIKESFGAAGTNLYVSFVFVVVLAIVGGMVLRDAIRERRGERIGSQAEGPSKLVQRVRRIVIPGTMVHLKSVDARVSFLVIAPLGFATGLLAATIAVGGFIGVPAMMYILGLPAIMASATELVVAFVMGLGGSLFYALEGYVDIRLSMIILAGSLFGIQIGAIGTTYVKDHVVKFVMAAIMLLVLVSRFFYIPGYLSELGSIPALDPATIGWLDGIGEAALVFALLFGGVMILQALYQGMREHRAATLLAPAPQVAPVAAVAGGPQLSPLGRFERFLVASDGSDFSAAAVREAIGLARRCGAELHLMSLIATGVEYEAMGTSILKQEMATAQAHLDEIRGQAVAAGVRCETHLIQGSNVHQEICDLAEQLNVDLIVMGRRGRRGLARMMLGHATAQVIGLAHCSVLVVPRAAHIDARRLLLATDGSRFAEAAAITAGSLARACRAPMTVVSVTTESHGPERRALAEQVVERVLAHLRGEGIAADGQVLQGEPSERVVELAREREVDLIVTGSHGRTGLERALLGSTSERILNATPCAVLVTKAG, translated from the coding sequence GTGGAAAATATCCAGTTCATCGACCTCAACCTGGTTTCGGTCCTGATCCTGTTTGTGGTCGGGTTCGTCGGCGGCATGGTCAGCGGTTTTATCGGCTCCGGTGGCGCCTTCGTACTGACCCCGGCGATGATGAGCATGGGCGTGCCGGGCGTGGTCGCCGTGGCCAGCAACATGGCCCACAAGTTTCCCAAAGCCCTGGTCGGCGCCCATAAGCGTAACAAATACGGCCAGGTCGACATCAAGCTCGGGCTTGTCATGGGGCTCTTCGCCGAATTCGGCGTGCTGTTCGGCAAGCACATCATGGTCGGGATCAAGGAGAGCTTCGGCGCCGCCGGGACTAACCTCTATGTCTCGTTCGTCTTCGTGGTGGTGCTCGCGATCGTCGGCGGCATGGTCCTGCGCGATGCGATACGGGAACGGCGCGGCGAGCGCATCGGCAGTCAGGCGGAGGGACCGAGCAAGCTGGTCCAGCGGGTGCGTCGGATCGTCATCCCCGGCACCATGGTGCATCTGAAAAGCGTCGACGCGCGGGTGTCTTTTCTCGTCATCGCCCCGCTCGGCTTCGCCACCGGACTCCTGGCGGCGACCATCGCGGTCGGCGGCTTCATCGGCGTGCCGGCCATGATGTACATCCTCGGGCTGCCGGCCATCATGGCGAGCGCGACCGAACTGGTCGTGGCCTTCGTGATGGGTCTGGGCGGGAGCCTCTTTTACGCGCTGGAAGGCTACGTGGACATCCGGCTCTCGATGATCATCCTGGCCGGCTCGCTGTTCGGCATCCAGATCGGGGCCATCGGCACCACCTATGTCAAGGACCATGTCGTCAAGTTCGTGATGGCCGCGATCATGCTGCTGGTGCTGGTCAGCCGCTTTTTCTACATCCCCGGCTATCTCTCCGAATTGGGATCGATCCCCGCCCTCGATCCCGCGACCATCGGCTGGCTCGACGGCATCGGCGAGGCGGCATTGGTCTTCGCGCTGCTGTTCGGGGGCGTCATGATCCTCCAGGCGCTTTATCAGGGGATGCGTGAGCATCGTGCCGCCACCCTTCTGGCGCCAGCGCCGCAGGTTGCCCCGGTGGCCGCCGTGGCCGGCGGACCGCAACTCTCGCCGCTCGGGCGCTTCGAGCGCTTCCTGGTCGCCAGCGACGGCTCCGATTTCAGCGCCGCCGCGGTACGCGAGGCAATCGGTCTGGCCCGCCGGTGCGGTGCCGAGCTGCATCTGATGTCGCTGATCGCGACCGGTGTCGAGTACGAAGCGATGGGTACCTCCATCCTCAAGCAGGAAATGGCAACCGCTCAGGCACACCTGGACGAGATTCGGGGACAGGCGGTGGCGGCCGGGGTGCGCTGCGAGACTCACCTGATCCAGGGCAGCAACGTGCACCAGGAGATCTGCGATCTGGCCGAGCAGTTGAACGTCGACCTGATCGTCATGGGCCGGCGCGGACGGCGCGGCCTGGCGCGCATGATGCTCGGACATGCCACGGCGCAGGTCATCGGGTTGGCCCATTGCAGTGTTCTGGTGGTGCCGCGCGCGGCGCATATCGACGCACGTCGTCTCCTGCTCGCCACCGACGGCTCGCGGTTCGCGGAGGCGGCGGCGATCACCGCCGGCAGTCTCGCCCGTGCCTGTCGCGCGCCGATGACCGTGGTCTCGGTCACGACCGAGAGCCATGGCCCGGAGCGGCGCGCGCTCGCCGAGCAGGTCGTCGAGCGTGTCCTGGCCCATCTGCGCGGCGAGGGCATTGCCGCCGACGGGCAAGTGCTGCAAGGGGAGCCGTCGGAGCGCGTGGTCGAATTGGCGCGCGAGCGGGAGGTCGATCTCATCGTCACCGGCAGCCATGGCCGCACGGGGTTGGAACGCGCACTGCTCGGCAGTACCTCCGAGCGCATCCTGAACGCGACTCCCTGCGCGGTGCTGGTCACCAAGGCCGGTTGA
- a CDS encoding AarF/UbiB family protein: MSGWIIAATDRLLDALCKPLHRRANCEPNFGNFLYQIDNGRVVLLDFGSTHPVPPAILSGYRNLIRAAMADDRAAIYQSD, from the coding sequence TTGAGTGGTTGGATAATCGCGGCGACTGATCGGCTGCTTGACGCGTTATGTAAACCTTTACATAGACGAGCAAATTGCGAACCGAACTTTGGCAATTTTCTCTATCAAATCGATAACGGCCGCGTCGTGCTGCTGGATTTCGGCTCCACCCACCCGGTCCCGCCCGCCATCCTTTCCGGCTATCGCAATCTGATCCGGGCCGCGATGGCGGACGACCGCGCGGCCATTTACCAGAGTGACTAA
- a CDS encoding PAS domain-containing hybrid sensor histidine kinase/response regulator, with product MSLFLKGEVTWDYVLTGFVTACIVAPPSLGLLSYLLGELARVESSAALQESRNLLQSIIDNAPIRVFWKDRACRYLGCNPVFAHDAGQQTPADLLGRDDFAMGWAEQAEFYRADDQQVMESGQARMNYEEPQTTPDGRTIWLRTSKVPLRDASGQVIGVLGIYDDITERKNAELALQQRDRYQRALLDNFPFAVWLKDTESRFLAVNSQFVTLFGARSANDLVGKNDYDIAPVELAEGYRADDRTVLASGQAKHVEEEIIDGNGVRKWFETYKSPVELDGKLLGTVGFARDITERKQIEQELKRHRDHLEEEVLERTVELTEAKVAAEAANRAKSVFLANMSHELRTPMNGVMGMIELAKRRMIDPNGRDLLAKAKHSAERLLGVLNDILDISKIEAERMVLETVPLQISAVVDHLTSTLGHKATAKGLRLATDLPADLMRQPLKGDPLRLGQILFNLVGNAIKFTQQGEVILRARSVGETSEALQVRFEVSDTGICISAEAQSRLFQSFEQADNSMTRKYGGTGLGLAISKRLVELMGGEIGVVSTPGQGSTFWFVVPLGKRAQTIAAPAPTSATLKAEQRLQTEYAGARVLFAEDEPISQEVLRGLLEDVNLVVDIAEDGQQALALARQNRYVLILMDMQMPVLNGVEAAQAIRAESLNKITPTLAMTANAFDEDREVCLAAGMNEHIAKPVDPDKLYETLIEWLDNRGD from the coding sequence ATGAGCCTGTTCTTAAAAGGCGAAGTGACCTGGGATTATGTTCTTACCGGTTTCGTCACCGCCTGTATCGTTGCTCCGCCGAGCCTTGGTTTGCTGAGTTACCTGCTGGGTGAGCTGGCACGCGTTGAGTCGAGTGCAGCGCTGCAGGAATCCCGCAATCTACTGCAATCCATCATCGATAACGCCCCGATCCGCGTGTTCTGGAAGGATCGCGCGTGTCGCTATCTCGGCTGCAACCCGGTCTTCGCGCACGACGCCGGACAGCAGACGCCGGCCGATCTCCTCGGTCGGGATGACTTTGCCATGGGCTGGGCCGAGCAGGCCGAGTTCTACCGCGCCGACGATCAGCAGGTGATGGAGTCGGGACAGGCGCGCATGAACTACGAGGAGCCCCAGACCACGCCGGACGGCCGAACCATCTGGTTACGCACGTCAAAGGTGCCATTGCGGGATGCATCTGGACAGGTGATTGGGGTGCTCGGCATCTACGACGACATCACAGAGCGCAAAAACGCCGAGCTGGCGCTGCAGCAACGCGACCGGTATCAGCGCGCCCTACTCGACAACTTCCCCTTCGCGGTTTGGCTCAAGGACACCGAAAGCCGCTTCCTCGCCGTGAATAGCCAGTTCGTGACGCTGTTTGGGGCGCGCAGCGCCAACGATCTCGTCGGCAAGAATGACTACGATATCGCCCCGGTCGAACTGGCCGAAGGATACCGGGCCGACGACAGAACGGTGCTCGCCTCGGGGCAGGCGAAACATGTCGAAGAAGAGATCATTGACGGCAACGGTGTGCGCAAGTGGTTCGAAACCTACAAGTCGCCGGTGGAACTCGACGGCAAGTTGCTGGGCACGGTTGGCTTCGCCCGCGACATCACGGAGCGCAAGCAGATCGAGCAGGAACTCAAGCGTCACCGCGACCATCTCGAAGAGGAGGTGCTGGAGCGCACCGTGGAATTGACCGAAGCCAAAGTTGCCGCCGAAGCCGCCAACCGCGCCAAGAGCGTCTTCCTCGCCAACATGAGCCACGAACTCAGGACGCCGATGAACGGCGTGATGGGCATGATTGAACTCGCCAAGCGGCGCATGATCGACCCCAATGGACGAGATCTGCTCGCCAAGGCCAAGCACTCCGCCGAGCGCCTGCTCGGCGTGCTCAACGACATTCTGGACATCTCCAAAATCGAAGCCGAGCGCATGGTATTGGAGACCGTTCCCCTGCAAATTTCCGCTGTCGTCGATCATCTCACCAGCACACTTGGCCACAAAGCCACAGCGAAAGGCCTGCGCTTGGCAACAGACCTCCCGGCCGATCTCATGCGTCAGCCTCTCAAGGGCGATCCACTGCGACTAGGCCAGATTCTCTTTAATCTTGTTGGCAACGCAATCAAGTTCACCCAGCAGGGCGAGGTGATTTTACGCGCCCGGTCGGTCGGGGAAACGTCCGAAGCGCTGCAGGTACGCTTCGAGGTGAGCGACACCGGCATCTGCATCAGTGCCGAAGCGCAGTCACGGCTGTTCCAATCCTTCGAGCAGGCCGACAACAGCATGACCCGCAAGTACGGAGGCACCGGACTCGGGCTGGCGATCAGCAAGCGGCTTGTGGAGTTGATGGGCGGCGAAATTGGCGTGGTTAGCACCCCGGGCCAGGGCAGCACCTTCTGGTTTGTCGTCCCCCTCGGGAAACGGGCGCAGACCATCGCCGCGCCAGCGCCGACTTCTGCAACCCTCAAGGCGGAGCAGCGCCTGCAAACCGAATATGCCGGCGCCCGCGTGCTGTTCGCCGAGGACGAGCCGATCAGCCAGGAAGTCTTGCGTGGTTTGCTGGAGGATGTGAATCTGGTTGTGGATATCGCCGAGGATGGCCAACAGGCCCTCGCACTGGCACGCCAAAACCGCTACGTCCTGATCCTCATGGATATGCAGATGCCAGTTCTCAACGGCGTGGAGGCGGCGCAAGCGATCCGTGCCGAATCTCTGAACAAGATCACCCCCACCCTCGCCATGACCGCTAACGCCTTCGACGAGGACCGTGAGGTCTGCCTCGCCGCCGGCATGAATGAGCACATCGCCAAGCCGGTGGATCCGGACAAATTGTATGAAACCCTAATTGAGTGGTTGGATAATCGCGGCGACTGA